The following are from one region of the Stigmatopora argus isolate UIUO_Sarg chromosome 9, RoL_Sarg_1.0, whole genome shotgun sequence genome:
- the LOC144082752 gene encoding COMM domain-containing protein 5-like has protein sequence MSSSQVTDTSFLGGRIPPEIESMSKNLKEVEQEEFRKLLKAVVNALEGKDCRDTMKSIAENSAIPQEKLGHIVAGMYRLLSEAVRTPQTLLKQETFKEDLRELRIPEDFISDFCSVVFGNRRTALEAATSQRDPHLPTLNELQWRVDVTISTSSLARALQPSVLMHMKLSDGSVHQFEVPTAKFHELRYNVALILKEMNDLEKRSILRIQD, from the exons ATGTCGTCATCCCAAGTTACGGACACCAGTTTTCTGGGAGGTAGAATACCACCTGAAATTGAGTCGATGtcaaaaaatttaaaagaaGTGGAGCAAGAGGAGTTTAGAAAGTTACTGAAAG CGGTGGTGAACGCCCTGGagggaaaagactgcagagacACGATGAAGTCAATCGCTGAGAACAGTGCCATTCCACAGGAGAAGCTTGGTCACATTGTCGCTGGGATGTACAGGCTATTGTCGGAGGCCGTTCGCACCCCGCAGACATTACTTAAACAGGAG ACCTTTAAAGAAGATCTTCGAGAACTGAG GATACCAGAAGACTTCATCTCTGATTTCTGCAGTGTGGTCTTTGGAAATCG CCGTACAGCTCTAGAAGCCGCAACTTCCCAGAGGGATCCCCACCTCCCTACATTAAATGAGTTGCAATGGAGAGTGGATGTCACCATTTCTACCAG CTCTTTGGCCAGAGCCCTGCAGCCTTCGGTCTTGATGCACATGAAGCTTTCAGATGGAAGTGTACACCAATTTGAG GTGCCGACTGCCAAATTCCACGAGCTGCGGTATAATGTTGCTCTTATCCTCAAAGAGATGAATGATCTGGAGAAGAGAAGCATACTGAGGATCCAAGACTGA
- the LOC144082618 gene encoding LON peptidase N-terminal domain and RING finger protein 3-like gives MSPSNKLGAMVTESESMLQLAAEAFRAKNFELAADIYECQLAVLADENSRHELTVRRADALAFGGKFAEAFVVYRKAGEMERLKPENLDNLVDYLTSITRPDKEGDRRGADAEARAPATGCPRAEATGCRGEDFSCRICLSSLFEPVTLACGHSFCKKCLEREKKDKEVICKECRLSSGVAVHSFRVNVVLSNLLAKWFPRVYQAGQLRREGNGLYSEKKVEAALEKYNQAILISPADHILFSNRSQIYSSLKDYEKALRDAEMACRLMPLWSKGHVRKAHALVSLGRTEEALREYLLCLSIEPECRLARNEAHKLLSDLLAPVVTDKVPISDVPNIVPARRHMKNGISATCQIFGPVQLSSELSLGVRKTDHCLLQKRKRRITEEWERGMGEEERSDAKKRLKSELAQVKDPWRTPVGDVLDPTDLECSLCIRLLYEPVTTPCGHSFCLQCLKRCLDHNPKCPLCKEELSEYLVQRQYSKTTLMENLIARYLPSELMERQKIHNEEMAELSNLNKNVPIFVCTMAFPTVPCPLHIFEPCYRLMIRRCMETGTNCFGMCLGDDLKGFADYGCLLEIRDVQFFSDGRSVVDTIGRRRFKVVQQRERDGYNTADIEYLEDVKVEGLAVGELQSLHDSVYDQALVWVNSLKIEQKERIEGHFGPIPEKDSELQASPNGPSWCWWLLAVLPLEGRAQLPFLAITSLKDRLSGIRKVLLFMAHSRRRGHTLGQRS, from the exons ATGAGTCCCTCCAACAAACTGGGCGCCATGGTGACAGAAAGCGAGAGCATGTTGCAGCTCGCCGCAGAAGCATTCCGGGCGAAAAACTTCGAGCTGGCCGCGGATATTTACGAGTGCCAGCTCGCGGTTCTGGCGGATGAAAACAGCCGACACGAGCTCACGGTGAGGCGGGCGGACGCGCTCGCTTTCGGGGGCAAATTCGCGGAGGCCTTCGTGGTGTACAGAAAGGCCGGGGAGATGGAGAGGCTGAAACCCGAAAACCTGGACAACCTCGTCGACTACCTGACCTCCATCACGAGGCCGGACAAGGAAGGTGACCGCCGGGGAGCGGACGCGGAAGCCCGGGCGCCGGCGACGGGGTGCCCCCGGGCGGAAGCAACAGGTTGCCGGGGCGAAGACTTCTCCTGTCGGATATGTTTGAGTTCGCTCTTCGAGCCTGTCACTTTGGCGTGCGGACACAGTTTCTGTAAAAAATGTCTggaaagagaaaagaaagacaAGGAGGTCATTTGTAAGGAGTGCAGACTCAGCTCCGGAGTGGCGGTCCACAGTTTTCGGGTTAACGTGGTCCTCAGCAACCTACTGGCAAAATGGTTCCCGAGGGTCTACCAGGCAGGCCAGCTGAGACGGGAGGGCAACGGCCTCTACTCGGAGAAAAAAGTGGAAGCTGCTCTGGAGAAATACAACCAGGCGATCTTGATTT CACCCGCAGACCACATCCTTTTCAGTAACCGTTCCCAGATCTACTCCAGTCTGAAAGACTACGAAAAGGCCCTAAGGGATGCTGAGATGGCTTGCAGACTTATGCCTCTGTGGTCCAAG GGCCATGTTCGTAAAGCACATGCTCTGGTGTCACTGGGTAGGACTGAAGAAGCTCTAAGAGAATACCTGCTATGTCTCTCGATAGAGCCTGAATGTCGACTGGCCAGAAATGAAGCTCACAAG cttctCAGTGACCTTTTGGCCCCTGTGGTGACTGATAAGGTGCCCATCTCGGACGTCCCCAACATCGTACCTGCAAGAAGGCACATGAAGAACGGCATCAGTGCGACCTGTCAG ATTTTTGGCCCTGTCCAGTTATCATCGGAGTTGAGTCTGGGGGTCCGAAAGACGGACCACTGTCTTCTACAGAAGAGGAAACGAAGGATCACAGAGGAGTGGGAAAGGGGGATGGGTGAAGAAGAAAGAAGTGAtgctaaaaaaagattaaagtcCG AATTGGCACAGGTGAAGGATCCGTGGAGGACTCCAGTTGGTGATGTTTTGGACCCGACAGATCTGGAATGTTCTCTCTGCATTAG GTTGCTCTACGAGCCGGTAACGACGCCGTGCGGTCACAGCTTCTGTCTTCAGTGTCTCAAAAGATGTCTGGACCACAACCCAAAGTGTCCCCTCTGCAAAGAAGAGCTGTCAGAA TACCTAGTCCAAAGACAATACTCCAAGACCACATTAATGGAAAACCTCATCGCAAGATATCTTCCGTCCGAGCTCATGGAAAGACAGAAAATCCACAACGAGGAGATGGCTGAGCTTTCCAA CCTCAACAAGAACGTGCCTATATTTGTGTGCACCATGGCCTTCCCCACCGTCCCCTGTCCCCTCCATATCTTTGAGCCCTGCTACCGACTGATGATTCGCCGATGCATGGAGACGGGAACCAACTGTTTCGGCATGTGTCTGGGGGACGACCTCAAGGG GTTTGCAGACTACGGCTGCCTGCTGGAGATTCGCGACGTGCAGTTCTTCTCCGACGGGCGCTCGGTCGTGGACACTATCGGCAGGCGGAGATTTAAAGTCGTCcagcagagggagagagatggCTACAACACTGCCGACATCGAGTACCTGGAGGACGTCAAG GTGGAGGGCTTGGCAGTGGGCGAGCTGCAGTCGTTACACGACTCCGTGTATGACCAGGCTCTggtctgggtcaactccctgaAAATTGAGCAAAAGGAACGTATTGAAGGCCACTTTGGACCCATACCTGAGAAGGACTCTGAACTTCAg GCCAGTCCAAACGGTCCGTCGTGGTGTTGGTGGTTACTTGCCGTGCTTCCATTAGAGGGCCGAGCCCAGCTACCTTTCCTCGCCATCACGTCTCTGAAAGACCGCCTGAGCGGCATCCGCAAAGTTCTGCTCTTCATGGCCCACAGCAGACGTCGGGGACACACTTTGGGTCAAAGGTCATAA
- the LOC144082751 gene encoding protein FAM199X-like, translated as MSDSLYEKFLAPEEPFPLLSQRANLSDVGTLDVSDFSCQLSSCHRTDPLRRFHGNRWNLTSRGTSVASSECSEELFSSVSVGDQDDCYSLLDDQELTPLDFFPEGSVCSDVSSSISTYWDWSDSEFEWQLPGSDITSNSDVLSDIIPSVPNSPCLVPKRKPKPHPHRNLDELPWSAMTNDEQVEYIEYLSRKVSTEMGLREQLDIIKIIDPCAHISPTDSEFIIELNCLTDEKLKQVRSYIREHGPRQRASSIREGWKRSSHSSASTGGISGASSSNASMVSSASSSTSSAASNSVAGGTASACSGGSVANISRAHSDGNLSSAAERIRDSKKRSKQRKLQQKALRKRQLKEQRQARKERLSGLFLNEEVLSLRVNEEDDHSDDLDVLM; from the exons ATGTCGGATTCTCTGTATGAGAAGTTTCTGGCACCAGAGGAGCCTTTCCCCCTCCTCTCCCAAAGAGCCAATCTCAGTGATGTGGGAACCCTTGATGTTAGTGATTTCAGCTGTCAGCTCTCATCCTGTCACAGGACGGACCCCCTGCGTCGATTCCACGGCAACAG GTGGAACCTCACGTCTCGCGGCACGAGCGTGGCCAGCTCCGAATGCAGCGAGGAGCTCTTCTCTTCCGTGTCCGTGGGTGACCAGGATGACTGCTACTCCCTCCTTGATGACCAGGAGCTGACACCCTTGGATTTCTTTCCCGAGGGAAGCGTTTGCAGTGATGTTTCCTCCTCCATCAGCACATACTGGGATTGGTCTGACAGCGAGTTTGAGTGGCAG TTGCCAGGAAGTGACATCACTAGCAACAGCGACGTCCTATCCGACATCATTCCGAGTGTCCCGAATTCACCTTGTTTGGTTCCCAAGAGGAAGCCTAAGCCACACCCTCACCGCAACCTGGACGAGCTGCCATGGAGCGCTATGACTAATGATGAACAA gtGGAGTACATCGAGTACCTGAGTCGTAAGGTCAGCACGGAGATGGGTCTGCGAGAGcaactggacatcattaagatcATCGACCCATGTGCTCATATCTCCCCCACGGATAGCGAGTTCATCATTGAGCTTAACTGTCTTACTGATGAGAAACTCAAGCAG GTACGGAGCTACATCAGAGAGCACGGGCCGAGGCAGAGGGCTAGCAGCATAAGGGAGGGTTGGAAGAGAAGCAGCCACAGCAGCGCCAGCACGGGCGGCATCAGCGGCGCTAGCAGCAGCAACGCCAGCATGGTCAGCTCGGCCAGCTCCTCGACCAGCTCTGCGGCCTCCAACTCTGTCGCAG GTGGAACAGCTTCAGCTTGCAGTGGAGGCAGCGTTGCTAACATCAGCAGAGCCCACAGCGACGGCAATCTTTCCAGTGCTGCAGAACGTATCCGAGATTCTAAA AAACGTTCCAAGCAACGCAAGCTCCAGCAGAAAGCCCTCCGCAAGCGTCAGTTAAAGGAGCAGCGTCAGGCCCGAAAAGAGCGTCTGAGCGGCTTGTTCCTCAACGAGGAAGTGCTGTCGCTGCGGGTGAACGAGGAGGACGACCACAGCGACGACCTGGACGTACTCATGTGA
- the LOC144082095 gene encoding small integral membrane protein 19 gives MGAHGLLENEPESIDYTVHEAWNEATNVYLLVILVSFGLLMYARKNKRKIMRIFSLPPTVGSNPEPNFYDSLQKVRLRQQLEMYSIARKYDQQQSQADSVQLSME, from the exons ATGGGGGCTCACGGCCTTTTAGAAAATGAGCCCGAGTCTATCGACTATACTGTTCACGAAGCTTGGAATGAGGCGACCAATGTTTACCTGCTGGTTATCCTGGTTAGCTTCGGCCTGCTCATGTACGCCAGAAA AAATAAACGGAAGATAATGCGAATCTTCTCCCTGCCTCCCACCGTTGGAAGCAACCCGGAGCCCAACTTCTACGACAGCCTGCAGAAAGTCCGCCTCAGACAACAATTGGAAATGTATTCCATAG CCAGAAAATATGATCAGCAACAGAGCCAAGCAGACAGTGTCCAGCTTTCcatggaatga